The stretch of DNA aataaacattttcctaACAGGAGAGGACCACATGTTCATTTGAAACTCGTAGTTTCTTCCATTCTCCATTTATAACAAGAACTTTTTAAAAACATGTCAACAACAGAGGTGCCAAATATAATCTCCCAGTTTGTCATAACCAGTTCTCACAAAGCTTTTAAAATGACCGAGTATTCGCGAGTTCATGTCCCCCTCGCTCTCTGCTAACTCCAGGACCATCACATTTAAAGAGTATTCGCGAGTTCATGTCCCCCTCACTCTCTGCGAACTCCAGGATCATCACATGTAAAGCCCCTCCGGAACACCTTCTTTCTTTTTGAACATAACCTTGTCTTTGGCTTTCTTGAAATCTGCATGTGTCACCTAAATaggatattaaaaaaaaaaacaatatcaATATGCCGAATATACCAAACATGGGTGTCCAGATATATCAGAACTTAAGAAATCAAAAGGAGCCGAATTCCTGAGTCTTTTTCACAGTGTTTTTTGACTGTTGACTAGATTAAACGTGAAAATAGTAAGAGCTTATTATGAATACTTGGAACATAAATCACGTATCACATTTGCTTcatttcaagaaaatattaaattccAGATTACTTCAAAACCTATTTCCAGGAAAAAGTAAATTGATAAATGCTTATTTTGTTAAACATTTTACAATCATTGTAATTCATTGGCTTCGGCATCCAAATAAGTAGTGAGCATACAGAAGGTATATTGGATCAGGAGCATTGTAGAATTACACTTTTAACGTATATTGTTcacattacacatgaattctcgGTCTCTATTTCCAGAGAATTAGTGCACAAGACAGTTCAATTACGGCGCTTCGCCCTTCCACCACACCAATTAAGAGAATACTAACAGAGTTTTGGTCAAAGGTTTTGTCTAACCTTCATACGGCGCTCTCTCAAAGCAAGTAAACCAGCTTCAGTGCATATGGCCTTGATATCAGCTCCAGAAAACTCATCTTTTGTCATGACAAATTCTTCAAGGTTTACATCATCAGCCAATGTCATCTTTGACGTGTGTATCTAAACATCAAACAAGAGGATTATTGATTGAGGAAGACAGTTATTGGAACATGAGAGATATCGCCTGATGCCTACTACTTAAAGTCACAAATCATGAATGCGTACCTGGAAAATACGCCTCTTTGTTTTGATATCTGGAAGAGGGAATTCAATCTTTCGGTCTATTCTACCTGGCCGAAGGAGGGCAGGATCGAGACTTTCAATTTTATTTGTTGCAAGAACTACTTTAACATCTCCTCTAGAATCAAAGCCATCTAACTGGTTCAGCAATTCTAACATAGTCCTCTGAATTTCCCGTTCACCGCCTGAGTGGGCATCATACCTGCAGGGAGCGAAGCATTCACCAAATAAGTACCACCTTTTTTCCACCAATTTATGGCCGATTAATCATATCAATATCACCTTTTTGTACCCACTGCATCAATTTCATCAATAAAAACGATAGACGGAGAGAGATCATCAGCAACTCTAAACAGTTCTCTAACCAATTTAGGGCCATCTCCAAGATACTTTTGAATCAATTCACTACCAACAACTCGCAAGAAAGTTGCTGATGTAGAGTTTGCAACAGCCtggagaaaataaataaaacaagagGATGACAAGATATAAAGCCTCCGGCCTTTAAGGCTTTCAGGATATCATCTAACAGATAACTATACCAAACATAAATATAGCAATCACTTGATCAAACATATGAGCAGGAACAAGTCAGAGAAATAGACCTTCATGCAAAGTTTAAACAAACTCCCTGCACATGTTGCAATAATTTTGACTCTGTTCATTAAGTCGCAGGGAATAAAATGCACCAAAAATTAACCAACTAGAGAAAGAAAGTTCAGATACTTTAACAACAACTGATATTGAATAGTAACTATGAATTTATTTCAAAGCgatcattatttaatttgaactatgtttatttaaaaatagaaaTTAGTGTAATAGCAGCAAAGAAAAAGGACAAGTTTCCCCACTATTTTACCAGTCATGGGACAAACTAGAGATTGAGAATTGAAAAACAAACAAGTGATGCTAATGTCAAAGCCCACATACGATGATATCCCATCACTCATCTCTCTCACAGAGGGTATGAATCTTGTAGATAAACGACATCATTCGCTGAAAGCTATTGAACAGAAAGAAGAACCACACAAACCTTTGCGAGCAGTGTTTTCCCAGTCCCAGGCTCTCCATAAAGTATGACACCCTTGGGAGGTTTAATACCGATATCCTCATATAATTCAGGGTGAGTTAATGGAAGCTCAACTGCCTCTTTAATCTCCTGGATCTGTGCATCCAGCCCACCAATATCAGCGTAAGATTCCAATGGAGCTTTCTCAACCTTCATAACTGATACCATAGGATCGACTTCGTCTTGAAGCAGTCCAACAACAGAGAGAACCTGTAACATTAAAATTCCAATTATAAAATTCATTAACCATTTGCAAAGGTGAAGCTAATTTTAGCCCCTTAATGATCCCCACAGGAACGTTGTACGGAAATCCAGTCATACCACGAAACTCAAAGCTAATGGCAACCCTAATAAAAAAATTGCACTGTTCCCTTCATAAGATATCGATTAAATTCATTTGGACATACACCTTCTTGCTGAAAGAAGGAACATAATCTCCACCTACTAAGTATTCCATTCAGCAAAAGCAAAAGGAACATATGAAGACTCCAATCCCTCCCCCTCTTCCTCCTTGTCAAGTACTATTATATATTTACTCCTACTTACTTTGAGATTCACAGCTCCAAAATCTCAGCACTCAAAATTTCTACCTAGAAATTCTTAATATCTCAAACCAAGCATCATATAAATGGAGCAACTCTGACAACATTTCCAACTGAACTCTACTTTTCCAAACCCACAGTTCAAAATTCTATTTCAAACAACAATCAATACCTTATTGTGCATGAGAATAGCGCATCCGGGTTCGATCTGATCCTTATCCACAAACGACAAGATCCCCACATAGTACTCCGGCCCAACCGAGGAGGAAACAATGGCATGATTCTCATCAATCAACTCCTCCAAATTCCCAACACTCATGGGTGACCCACGCAGATCATCGACCTTGGACCGATCCTCCTCAGTCTTCTCCTCCTGTGGCTTCAGCCTCTCCTGATTAGCTACAAACTCTTCTTCCATCAAAAGATAGTCTTTGATTCGCTCCATCTTCAAAAGCCGCAGCTTGCACTTTGTCAGAGGCGTTACCACAGGCAGCCGAGCTGCAGCCTCAGGACCCTTCTGCTTGCGCTGCTTGCGTCCCACGCGAGCCGGCGGCGCCGCCGGCTCGAATTTCTTCTCCTTCTTGT from Primulina tabacum isolate GXHZ01 chromosome 3, ASM2559414v2, whole genome shotgun sequence encodes:
- the LOC142539305 gene encoding 26S proteasome regulatory subunit 4 homolog B-like, whose translation is MGQGTPGGLNRQLPGDRKNDGNKKEKKFEPAAPPARVGRKQRKQKGPEAAARLPVVTPLTKCKLRLLKMERIKDYLLMEEEFVANQERLKPQEEKTEEDRSKVDDLRGSPMSVGNLEELIDENHAIVSSSVGPEYYVGILSFVDKDQIEPGCAILMHNKVLSVVGLLQDEVDPMVSVMKVEKAPLESYADIGGLDAQIQEIKEAVELPLTHPELYEDIGIKPPKGVILYGEPGTGKTLLAKAVANSTSATFLRVVGSELIQKYLGDGPKLVRELFRVADDLSPSIVFIDEIDAVGTKRYDAHSGGEREIQRTMLELLNQLDGFDSRGDVKVVLATNKIESLDPALLRPGRIDRKIEFPLPDIKTKRRIFQIHTSKMTLADDVNLEEFVMTKDEFSGADIKAICTEAGLLALRERRMKVTHADFKKAKDKVMFKKKEGVPEGLYM